From one Chloroflexota bacterium genomic stretch:
- the tuf gene encoding elongation factor Tu (EF-Tu; promotes GTP-dependent binding of aminoacyl-tRNA to the A-site of ribosomes during protein biosynthesis; when the tRNA anticodon matches the mRNA codon, GTP hydrolysis results; the inactive EF-Tu-GDP leaves the ribosome and release of GDP is promoted by elongation factor Ts; many prokaryotes have two copies of the gene encoding EF-Tu), translating into TPHTRFEAEVYVLGRDEGGRHTPFFPGYRPQFYVRTTDVTGAIALPEGVEMVMPGDNITMTIHLINPVALEEGVRFAIREGGRTVGAGVVTNILE; encoded by the coding sequence ACCCCGCACACCCGCTTCGAGGCCGAGGTCTACGTCCTCGGTCGCGATGAGGGCGGCAGGCATACCCCCTTCTTCCCAGGCTATCGCCCCCAGTTCTACGTCCGTACCACCGACGTCACCGGCGCGATTGCCCTCCCTGAAGGCGTAGAAATGGTTATGCCAGGCGATAATATCACCATGACTATCCACCTCATTAACCCCGTCGCCCTCGAAGAAGGCGTCCGCTTCGCTATCCGCGAGGGCGGCCGTACCGTCGGCGCCGGCGTCGTTACCAACATCCTGGAATAA